The Hymenobacter volaticus genome contains the following window.
GAAATCGGCTAGCACGCTGTCACTTTGCGGGTCCAGACTGCGGAGTATCTCAATGGCTTCTTCGGTTTTAACAGCGACGAGCTTTTCCTGTAGTTTATTTTCGAGCTCTAAGTAGGGAAGCAGGGAAGCGAAGAAACTGTCCAACAAAGGGCTTTTCGCAAAGGGCAGGATGCCGGAAGCTGGAGGAGGAGGCAAGCTTAATTTATTCTTGGTGTAGTACTCCCGCAGAATGGCAGTGGTTAGCCGCATGATGACGGCCTTATAAGACAATCCATCTTTGGGGTAAGCAATTAGGGTCGCCAATTGATTTCGCGGTACTAACAGGGTATCACCCAAGCCAAAGGTGTAGATGCGGTCGGCCAGGACTACTTTCAATTCACCGGAGAGGATGCGCACCAAGACATTCTCTGCTAAGAGCATTTCCGCCCGAAAGTGATGGTCTTCGGTGCAGGTCTTCACAATGTCCGCGTTGCGGTTTAGGTTTATCTGCTTCACTGCGATACACTAAAATGCTCCTGGTTAATTTGACGCCTTCTAGCGGCCTCAATAAGGCTTTTCTGCCAACGTCTTCCCCTGCGTAAGCTAGAAGGAGAAGGTGTTAGCAGAGGTGCTTGTAGACAAAACAAAAGTAAGTTGTCTTCCTCCAGCTTAGTTTGTTTAAAAGGCCGAATTTGCTTTGTTCAAAAGGCCAGCTTATATGCTGCTGAACACAAACCAGCAAACATGATTTCTCGCTTGCTGGTCCTCAAGCACTAGGTCGCGAATGGCAGCAGGGAGCTGGTCTCGCTGCCATTGGCATTCTCTCCGCCCTATTTCCTCTTTCAGCTCCTCTGGTACGGAAGCTCTTACGGCCCGAAGGGCATAAGCTGCCGCCCCTAGTTCATGGGCCGCGACGTGCGCTACTACGGCCGCTTGACCAGCCGCGTAGGCGGCATTGCGAGCGGCGCCGCTCAACGATCTGGCTGCCGCCATGGCCTGGCCTCCTGCTGCCCGGCACTCCATCATCCGAACCTCCCCGCGCACCCAGGCCCGAATCTGCTCAATGGCTCGGCGGGGTCGTGGGTCCGAAGGCTGCACCGATTCGAAAAAGGGTAGCACATGTTCGGCACAAGTTGCCGCCCACAAGGCTAGCAGATGGTGATTGGAATCGGTCAACGTGCCACCCCGTCTAAGGGTAATGAGCCTAGGGTCTCTTTCTTTGATTAAGATCATGTGCCTGTTGATTGGGAGAGCAATGAAAGCGCAGGATAATACTAGCAAGGGACAGAAAAAGGCGTTCAGGTGCTTTCAACAAGTTGCGTCCGCTCGAATACCCTACTGTAATGAGCAGGCCTCTGCACGACTGCCATTTGTACAACCTTGTTGCCGATCTGGTACAGCATTATCGTTCCGCAACTAGCATATACTAATAGTCTTCTCAGCAATGCAACGGTTGGCGTCTGCACCGGCTCTTCCATGCGCTGCGCCTTCCCTGTATCCGGTCTCTACTCCCTACGCTTCCTCCTATCATGAAGCTACTTTTATTTTGCTTGGCCTTTCTTACTACGCCTGTGTCCATGCATGCGCAAGAAAGAGTAATTCCAGTACCCCGTTCGCCTCGTTATGAAGTGGGAGTGGAAGCGCTCAATTACCGGCCTTTTTCCAGCTCGCAGTGGAAGGGACTCACGGGAGGATTCGTGCGCTACACCCGCCAACGGTTCGGCTTGCGAGCGGCCGTTAACGCTCGCCACAAAACAACGCAAACCCCGGAGTATTGCGCGGATTGTGCGGTTGGCGAGACGCAAGAAAAAACCCTCAAGTTGGGGGTAGGAGCCCAATATGCGTTGCTTAGCCACCACCCATGGCTGTACACCTTTTTAGACGTTTACTACCGCCGCAATCAAACCACTGGCTCTTACACGGGCGGCTTATGCGGCTGCTTGGATTATACGTTCACCTCTACTCGTAGGGGTGGTGGGGCCCAGACCGGGGTAGGCGCCCAAATTCACCCAATAAGATATTTTACGCTCTCGCCCGAACTGTATTACGAAGGTTTTGTGGCCCGTGCACAAAGCTTGAATCAAGACCATAGAACGGGAGCTACAACCCGCAGAACGTGGTCGGAAACGGGGCACTTGCCGGCCCTGAGGATCTTGGCCACAGTGGCCTTCTGAACCTTTCGGCCCGGTTCACCCTTGATTTAGACAGCTCTTGGCCTAAACCCTATTATCCGTCAAAACGGAACGAAAGCGAGCTATCAGGGTCCAGAGCAAAGTTTATAGACCTGCTTCACTGGTGAAGGCAGTTGGTTTACCACGAATACGCTTGGCTCAGCAACACGAGCACTCCGGCCAGCAAGTAGAAGCCAAAACGTTGAAGTTTACGGGTAGGCGTATGGTGTTCACACATGGGACCCTAACAAGGGTGAAGATAATTGGGTTGCATCTCGCTCACACTGCTGCTTCAAGTTAGGGGCAGCTTCAATTTCACTTGATTTTATGAATATGACGATCATCAACCGCCTCTTGTGCGGGCTCGGACTCTTAGCAATGGGGTGCAAGGAGGGAGTTGAAAACCCAACTGTTACTTCCGAAACCTGTGCGGCCGGGCTACCCACGGTCAAGACGGTTAAAAACGTGGAAGGCCGCATCCTCTTCGATGCGGCTTTGCGCCAGTATTGCATCTACCGGGCGCTGCCGGGAACAATTGATGAGATGGACATGGGCGTGCTGTGCGGGACGCTGCCGGCGCCCTTGCAGCAAGTGGAGAGCAAGGTCGTGTTCAGCGGCACGTACACGCCCTACGACCAGGTACGCCCGGCGGCACCTGTTGGCACGCACTACTATTATTTGGAAGTAACCCAAGGCAAAGTGCAGACGAATGAAGAGTAGTTAGGAATACCAGAAGCGGATTCTGCAAACGAACCGGTTGGTGTCCTGGCAAGGATTACCTCAGCAGACACGCTCGAAATAGAGACCTTGGGAAGGCAACCTATTTGTAGTCTACCCGCAGGCAATCCAGTGGCTGTCCAACTGCGTTTGTCTGATGAATGGTAGCCGTTCTTTCTTGTTCGTCTTTAGTGTATTGTGACCAATGACTGTCTCCGCGTCCTCGATAGGGCGCCAACTACTTGGCAAGCGGGTGCCCCAGCTTGCTGCAGCCTTGCACCTGCAACGCGACTTGCAGCTAGATTCCTTGGATATTGTGGAGCTGGTGATTTGCTTGGAGCGGCAGTGTCGCATCGTCCTGCCCGACGCTGAATTCGAGAGTTGGCAGACCGTGGGTGATGTGTACCAGAGCCTGAAACGACACGAAGCCGGCTACTTAACAACTTGCTGGCGCTGCCTAGTTGATTTCCTGAGCTGAACGGTTGAGGCTACTTGTCGCCTTACAACCCTACTTCTGTTGAGGAGCTTAGCTTATTGGGACAGGCTGGCGGTGCGGTGCCAAACTGTAAAAGCTGATAGGCATCGTTGCCTTGCCCGCTACTACCCGCTTGCAACCACCCGTTCTTCAGGTAAAAGGTTAGCGCCCGCGTATTTCGGGTCAAGCACTTAAGCGTGTACGGAAGAGGCAACCACGAAGTGAGGCTGGCCAGCAAGCGCTGGCCGATATCTTGGCCCTGGTAAGCCGGCGCTACGAAGAGGTGATGCACAAAGCAACTGGGCGGCCACACCGAAATAAAGCCTACCACAGGTCCCTCAGCCAAAGCCGCCACCCAAATTGTTTCGCCCTGGGTTTGCGACGCGAAGTCGGAGAGTTGAAAAAGAACTGGATCAACCCACGGAAAAGCAGCTCGTCGCGCCTGTAAGAACAGGTGAGCTAAGGCTTCTGTATCGCTAAGGTAGGCCAGCCGGATCAGGAGCATGCAAAATTCGCTTACGTGGTTTTTCTATTCGGCGGACTTGTCGTGGCGTCAACTCAACCGAGAACTTCGGCCGAGGCCGGCGCAGGAGAAGCTAGCATACAGGGGCATGACTGGCGGGCTTGCCTGGCCACCGGCCCGCGTGAAGCATCACCCATAGCCCGAGCAAAATCAGTGGTATACTCAGCAACTGCCCCATATTAAACAGTAAATGTTGCTCGAAGGCCACCTGATCTTCTTTCAGGAACTCGATTCCGAAGCGAAACGAGAAGAGCAACGTCACAAAACTGCCAAACAAGAGCCCCCGGGGTGTTTGCTCACGGTAGTGGTTCCATAATCCGTAGAGCAGCGCAAACAGAAATACGCAAAACAGCGACTCATAGACCTGAGTTGGATGACGAGGTACCGCCATTCGAGACGAAGCAGTTGGCAGCGTACCTGGAGCCAGTAGAGCTAAATCTTGGCCCGGCTGCACCAGCACCGCGCCAACAGGTAAGGGTAGTGCTGGTGCTTGCAAATGCTCGCTGGCACGCGGGAACACAACTGCCCACGGCACCTGCGTTGGCTGCCCCACAATTTCCGAGTTCATCAGATTGCCAACACGAATGCAGGCCCCACCTACCGCCACCATAATCACGATTCGATCGAGCACCCATAAGTAGTCGAAGTGATGGCGTCGGCTGAAGAGCCAGGTGACCAGCAAGATGCCAATGGCAGCCCCGTGGCTGGCAAGTCCGGCCCACGGGAAAACAAAGAAAATTTCTAAAGGATGCTGGGAGAAATATGCCCAGTCGTAGAACACGCAGTGCCCCAAGCGCGCGCCTAGCACCGTACCGAGAACCACATATCCCGTTATTGAATCCACCCAAAACAACGGTACGCGTTCGGTCCGGAAAATGTGCCGCAGCCCGAACGAGCCTAGCACAAAGCCCGAGGAAAAGAAAACACCATACCACGTCAGCTGCCAAAAGCCGAAGTTGTAGAGTATGGGGCTGGTCGTCCACGTGAGGGCGGCAAACAAGTTCATCGGGAAAAAGATAAAAGTGAAACAGCAAAAAGGCGTTGACGCGTCTTTTTAGCAGCCGCCCAAGGCGAAAGACAACAGCACCAGGCACAGGTGCAGCACAGCACGCCGCGGACGCAGTGCCCAACGGGCGGGGGGAGGCGAGGGCGTAAGCAGCGCGGCGAGTTGTTGCTCGCTCCACAAATCATGCTCCTCGACCTGCTGCTTATGCGCCTTCCATAAGGCATCAAGTTCATTTAGATTCATAGCAATTGCCCCTTTAGGCGCTTTTCTAGTTTGCCTTTAATGCGATACAGACGGGTGCTGACCGTGGTAGTACTCAGGTCCAGCAAGGCGGCAATTTCTTGGTAGCCATAGCCTTCCAGGTGCAGCAAAACCACGGCTTTGTCCACGGCCGAAAGGTGGTGGATTGCTTCATGCAGAGCGTCGGCAGCGTCCGCTGGCGCCACTAGGTCATCTGGGTTGGGCAGGTGTTGCAGTTGCTCGCTCCAGCCCACCCATTGCGGCTGCGCTTTCGCTTGGCGAAGGCGAGAGAAAATCGTGTTGAGCGCCACCCGGTACATCCAAGTGGCCACGTGGGCAGTGGCATTGAAAGAAGGATAGGATTTCCAGAGTTGCAGCACAATCTCTTGAAAAGCATCCTGCCGATCTTCTGCCCGCAGGTAATAAATGCGGCACAGGCTATGCAGGCGCCGCTGGTGCGTCGATAAGAGGCGAAGAAATTCCTGCTGGAGCGCGAAGGAGGACACGAGAAACGGGAGAAGACGGCAGACAGGAATATTAGTCGCAAGCCGTCGGCAAAAAGTCACACGGAAGTAAAATATATTTTTCGCAATGGAAAATAAAAGCTTAGTGCTGCTAATGAATTGCGACTAGGGGCGGGAGCGGGGAGAGCGGAACTTCGCTGTTTTCTGACACAATCTGGGCTGGCAGAATTCAACATGATTGCCTTGCCGAAAATTCTTTTCATCCTATTGTAGCTTTCGTTGCTAGGCTGCAACAGCAAGTGCTAGCATAGAAAAGCAATGAGTGCTGCTTGATAAATAGGAGGCATTGACCGAGTGAAAAGAGACATTGACCCAGGAAAATTGCCATTGTTAGGGTCCATTGGCACCTTAGCTTCGATTTCTGCTGCTAAAAGGTTTTTTCACTCTCTTTGCTATGTTTTACTCGCTCACTATCCGAATCCGACCGTCAGTGTATCGTTCCCGAGTAACTGCCCTCAACCATCATGCTAAGGCGATAAGGAGGCGAGCAATTTGTCTTAGGATAGAAGCTGGTAGTTCACCGGGTCTATTGGACCGGCAATCTTAGGCATAGTGATAAGTGCAGGGTCGCTATTGTCGGGCCACAAACTCCTGAGCACATTATCCGGTAGGCCGCGGTAGGCTGTTAGTTCCGGTGTCGCTTCACCCCACAGGCCCATTAATACGAAGAAAAGGAACGATTACTTTACTTACGCTACATGGATTCACCCAACGCAACACGTTACGCCAACAGCGCGGAAGCGAAAAAGTGCTATCTAAAATTCACTCAGTTGGTTGCTGGAGTTGCTGAACGCTATCAGGCCTACTTGGAAAGCGAAGGCCTTGCTATTGCGGCTTGTTATCACTTAAGCTTTCACTATGCCAATGCTCGCCTTCAGATCAATCCAGGGTTGCCCTTGCACTTGTACCAAGAGTTGCGCCAGTGCTTTGTGGAAAGCTTTGGGTAAGGTAATGCTCTATAGGGCAATGAAGTGTAGCGTATTCATGGCTTGCACGAGCCTTTCGCAGTAGTTGAGGGCAAGCACAACTGGTGAGAGTAGAATAAACGAATATATCGAGTTCGGCGTTGGGCCGGCCCAACGTCATGGTGGTGACTACTTGCTATTGCTCAAAGGCTGATCAAGCCAAAGCTCGATCAACAGGCAGGCTACCAGTAGTAAGCATATGAGTAAAGCCTGTCCAAGGCGGAGCAGGTGCCGAATCTGAGCAGGCGAGTTTTTCACTGAGACCCATGCTAATTGACAGTCGTTGCTCGCGGCATTACCATAAAAAAAACTCTACGAGCAGGGCTAAAACGAATACGGCGCAAGACAGGGCAGATAAGCCTACTTGGTCACGAAAGCTATAAGGAGTATAATCTTGTTTCATGTACTACAAATTGTTGCGTATGAATAATGTACAAACACACATAGCATAGTGCAAGTATAATGCCAAGCTCATCCACAGCAATTAGTTTAGCGCGACTAGCTAGTCGAATGTTCCCACTCTTGCTTCTGCTCACGACAGGGTATTGTTTAGAATGAAAGAGTTGAATTGGCTTACCCTAAATTTATGTGAAGAGTAGCGAGACTATCAGTTAACCGACAATACAGTCTTACTCCGTTTATGGCAACCGTACCACACTCGAAAAGGGCAGTGGATTGAAGTGTATTCGCATCCAGCCACCGGCTAAACAATTATTCAGTTCCGCTCGACCCAGCAATGATTCCGCGCAGGTACTCATCTATACCAATTCCGTTAGCAGGTAGCTCCGCCCTACAATGGCCTAGTATAAAGGACAGCAGTAGTTGCTGCCGCTTAGCGGCTAAAAGTTGGCACCAGACGTGTGTCAGTGTTAAGTGTTGGTTGACGGTCAGCGTAAATCAGGCTGTTTATTGGTAATCAACTAATGCAGCTTCAAGCCAACAAAAAAGCGTCCTCAGCCACGGCTAAAGACGCTTTTTGTGTAAGGCTCTGCTGAAAATAAAAACCCAGTTGCTCCCTCAACCCGCCTAAGGTAAACCACCCAGCTCGGCAACTTTGCGACGAAGTAGCATATTACTTTTAACGAAAGAATCAGCTAGGCTGGTGGGTTACGCATCTTAGCGAACTTAAACTGCCACTTTTTATGGGCACTGCTCAACTAATCGCCAGGAACGGGCAATAAGCCATAGGTCAGTATGTTAGCTTCTGGATGGTGCCGTCGCCGTTGTTGAGCACGTAATAAGTCCGAATACCGGCGCGCTCGATATCAGTAGGTCTATCCAATCCATCTAGGAGCGCAGTGCCCCCGGCGTTGGCGATACGGCCGCTGCGTGGCACAAAGCCTGGGGAGGCGGCGAGAATGCAAACTGCCCGTACTCGGTGACGATGGGCTGGTAATTAACCGACAAAGTGATGTCGGTCAGGGTAGTAAAGCCGCTCTTG
Protein-coding sequences here:
- a CDS encoding helix-turn-helix domain-containing protein, producing MKQINLNRNADIVKTCTEDHHFRAEMLLAENVLVRILSGELKVVLADRIYTFGLGDTLLVPRNQLATLIAYPKDGLSYKAVIMRLTTAILREYYTKNKLSLPPPPASGILPFAKSPLLDSFFASLLPYLELENKLQEKLVAVKTEEAIEILRSLDPQSDSVLADFSEVGKIDLAEFMETNYMFNIPLAKFSQLTGRSLTTFKRDFKKAFQLSPQRWLTQKRLALAHHHLVEKQRKPVELYQEAGFENLSHFSYAFKKQFGYPPTALTGQVASH
- a CDS encoding putative immunity protein gives rise to the protein MILIKERDPRLITLRRGGTLTDSNHHLLALWAATCAEHVLPFFESVQPSDPRPRRAIEQIRAWVRGEVRMMECRAAGGQAMAAARSLSGAARNAAYAAGQAAVVAHVAAHELGAAAYALRAVRASVPEELKEEIGRRECQWQRDQLPAAIRDLVLEDQQARNHVCWFVFSSI
- a CDS encoding acyl carrier protein — translated: MTVSASSIGRQLLGKRVPQLAAALHLQRDLQLDSLDIVELVICLERQCRIVLPDAEFESWQTVGDVYQSLKRHEAGYLTTCWRCLVDFLS
- a CDS encoding GNAT family N-acetyltransferase, which gives rise to MLLIRLAYLSDTEALAHLFLQARRAAFPWVDPVLFQLSDFASQTQGETIWVAALAEGPVVGFISVWPPSCFVHHLFVAPAYQGQDIGQRLLASLTSWLPLPYTLKCLTRNTRALTFYLKNGWLQAGSSGQGNDAYQLLQFGTAPPACPNKLSSSTEVGL
- the lgt gene encoding prolipoprotein diacylglyceryl transferase — protein: MNLFAALTWTTSPILYNFGFWQLTWYGVFFSSGFVLGSFGLRHIFRTERVPLFWVDSITGYVVLGTVLGARLGHCVFYDWAYFSQHPLEIFFVFPWAGLASHGAAIGILLVTWLFSRRHHFDYLWVLDRIVIMVAVGGACIRVGNLMNSEIVGQPTQVPWAVVFPRASEHLQAPALPLPVGAVLVQPGQDLALLAPGTLPTASSRMAVPRHPTQVYESLFCVFLFALLYGLWNHYREQTPRGLLFGSFVTLLFSFRFGIEFLKEDQVAFEQHLLFNMGQLLSIPLILLGLWVMLHAGRWPGKPASHAPVC
- a CDS encoding RNA polymerase sigma factor, with amino-acid sequence MSSFALQQEFLRLLSTHQRRLHSLCRIYYLRAEDRQDAFQEIVLQLWKSYPSFNATAHVATWMYRVALNTIFSRLRQAKAQPQWVGWSEQLQHLPNPDDLVAPADAADALHEAIHHLSAVDKAVVLLHLEGYGYQEIAALLDLSTTTVSTRLYRIKGKLEKRLKGQLL